The Miscanthus floridulus cultivar M001 chromosome 7, ASM1932011v1, whole genome shotgun sequence genome includes a region encoding these proteins:
- the LOC136465124 gene encoding pentatricopeptide repeat-containing protein At1g71210, mitochondrial-like produces MAKAVYDRMEVSGIEPSMASNILLLMSYLRSKRIGDALSFFNLICAKKTPCTRLYNVFISGLCEAKKPEQAMVFWREARGNGVVLSINCYEHLVLLLCSVRDYGTAVKVIDDFKETGRPVSAFLCNVLLLHTLMGSNLLKAFLRSRDKSKPLEVKGEEIQGREAGRHLIGDLVSLFASGIRNMSDLEHLGEEMEKYFPVDIYTYNMLLRGLSMAGRMDSACNLYERICRQGYHPNRWTFDIIVHGFCKNGDRNEAERWMDAMYRNGFYPTWYTMRLYNNLLLRANDQKIISFV; encoded by the coding sequence ATGGCCAAGGCAGTATACGACCGAATGGAGGTTTCAGGGATTGAACCATCAATGGCAAGCAACATCCTTCTTCTCATGAGTTATCTAAGGAGCAAACGTATCGGGGATGCACTTAGTTTTTTTAACCTCATTTGTGCGAAGAAAACACCTTGCACCAGGTTATATAATGTATTTATATCTGGTCTATGTGAAGCTAAGAAGCCTGAGCAGGCAATGGTGTTCTGGAGGGAAGCAAGGGGTAATGGTGTAGTCCTAAGCATCAACTGCTATGAGCATCTTGTTCTCTTGCTGTGCTCTGTCAGAGATTATGGCACTGCTGTAAAGGTTATTGATGATTTCAAAGAAACAGGTCGCCCTGTTTCAGCTTTCTTGTGTAACGTGCTTCTCTTGCACACATTGATGGGCAGCAACCTTCTGAAGGCTTTCTTACGTTCAAGAGATAAATCAAAGCCTCTAGAAGTGAAGGGTGAAGAGATCCAAGGTCGGGAGGCAGGAAGGCACTTGATTGGTGATCTAGTTTCCTTGTTTGCAAGTGGTATTAGAAACATGAGTGACTTAGAGCATTTGGGAGAGGAGATGGAAAAGTATTTTCCTGTTGATATTTACACTTATAACATGCTGTTACGAGGGTTGTCTATGGCAGGAAGGATGGACTCTGCCTGTAATTTGTATGAAAGGATATGCAGGCAGGGGTATCATCCAAATCGATGGACTTTTGATATAATTGTGCATGGTTTCTGCAAGAATGGTGACAGAAATGAAGCTGAGAGGTGGATGGATGCAATGTATCGAAATGGCTTCTATCCCACTTGGTACACTATGAGATTATACAACAATTTATTGTTGCGAGCAAATGATCAGAAGATCATTTCTTTTGTATAA